In Promicromonospora sp. Populi, one genomic interval encodes:
- a CDS encoding LPXTG cell wall anchor domain-containing protein: MNCDTLPRTGPDDLGLLLIIALACLVAGAALVVLARRRCQAPATSAAVLLLGLLGAALLLGPGAAAPAEAVDCVAADNSLTVTQTSTMSGLAPGVAPVPITGRVVNNGPDSTYIDVVAVEISAVTTAPGTPAAACDASDYLLLDSTMAVGRTLRPDGGATPFSGASIGFANKAVNQDACQRATVHLRYTVNPDGQG; this comes from the coding sequence ATGAACTGCGACACCCTGCCGAGGACCGGCCCTGACGATCTGGGCCTGCTCCTGATCATCGCGCTCGCCTGCCTCGTCGCCGGAGCCGCGCTCGTGGTCCTGGCGCGCAGGCGCTGCCAAGCGCCGGCCACGTCGGCCGCCGTCCTCCTCCTCGGCCTCCTCGGCGCGGCACTCCTCCTCGGCCCCGGAGCTGCTGCACCCGCCGAGGCCGTGGACTGCGTCGCCGCCGACAACTCGCTCACCGTCACCCAGACGTCCACCATGTCAGGCCTCGCGCCCGGCGTCGCGCCAGTGCCCATCACAGGGCGGGTCGTGAACAACGGGCCCGACAGCACCTACATCGACGTGGTCGCCGTCGAGATCTCGGCCGTCACCACCGCGCCCGGAACGCCCGCCGCGGCCTGTGACGCCTCGGACTACCTGCTGCTGGACAGCACGATGGCGGTGGGCAGGACCCTCCGGCCCGACGGCGGTGCGACGCCGTTCAGCGGGGCGTCGATCGGCTTCGCGAACAAGGCCGTCAACCAGGACGCCTGCCAGCGCGCTACCGTCCACCTCCGGTACACCGTCAACCCGGACGGACAGGGCTAG